The following coding sequences are from one Saccopteryx bilineata isolate mSacBil1 chromosome 3, mSacBil1_pri_phased_curated, whole genome shotgun sequence window:
- the BCAM gene encoding basal cell adhesion molecule, which yields MEPIDALAKTRRAPQLLVLALLLGAHPGTQGEMQVSVPPLVEVMRGESATLDCTPLGVYDHFLLEWFLADRSGARHLLAKAEVQGSEVQPRVHSSRGRSPQYQLDERGRLVLPEVQVGDERDYVCVVTAGAADTAEATARLRVFAKPEATDVSSNKGTLSVMENFAQEIATCKGRNGNPAPQIKWYRNQQLLQVPMEVNSNGYMTSRTVREASGLQSLTSTLYLRLHKADREASFHCSVHYSLPQGQHGRLDSQPFHLTLHYPTEHVQFWVNSPSTTEGWVREGDSVQLSCRGDGSPSPEYTFYRLQDMKEEVLKTDLEGNLTLERVQRGQSGTYGCRVEDYDAPEDTDLSQTLELRVAYLDPLKLSGGEELSLPLGSGVAVNCSVQGLPTPVLRWTKDSAPLGDGPWLSLSNITFDSAGTYTCEAYMPTVPLLSRTRTLKLLVEGKPELRPEETQPKAEGSWREGDEVRLVCSARGYPEPKLSWSELGGTLAEPVPGGQGWVSSSLTLKVTNVLSQNGVSCVASNPHGHTQHIFHFGTLAPQTSQAGVAVMAVAVSVGLLLLVVAAFYCMRRKGRPGCCRQGEKGAPPPGEPERSHSGSQRPEQTGLLLGGASGGGRHGSGGFGDEC from the exons ATGGAGCCCATAGACGCCTTGGCCAAGACGCGCAGGGCCCCGCAGTTGCTGGTGCTGGCGCTCCTCCTGGGGGCGCACCCAG GTACACAGGGTGAGATGCAGGTGTCTGTGCCCCCCCTGGTGGAAGTGATGAGAGGGGAGTCCGCCACCCTGGACTGCACCCCTTTGGGGGTCTATGACCATTTCCTGCTGGAATGGTTCCTG GCTGACCGGTCTGGGGCCCGCCACCTCCTGGCCAAAGCCGAAGTGCAGGGCTCCGAGGTCCAGCCCAGGGTGCACAGCTCCCGGGGTCGCAGCCCCCAGTACCAGCTGGACGAACGGGGGCGCCTGGTGCTGCCCGAGGTCCAGGTGGGCGACGAGCGGGACTACGTGTGCGTGGTGACGGCAGGGGCAGCGGACACTGCCGAGGCCACTGCTAGGCTCCGGGTATTTG CAAAACCAGAGGCCACTGACGTCTCCTCCAACAAAGGGACGCTATCTGTGATGGAGAACTTTGCCCAGGAG ATTGCCACCTGCAAAGGCCGCAACGGGAACCCAGCCCCTCAGATCAAGTGGTACCGGAACCAGCAGCTCCTGCAGGTGCCCATGGAGGTGAACTCAA ACGGCTATATGACCAGCCGCACAGTGCGGGAGGCCTCGGGCCTTCAGTCTCTCACCAGCACCCTCTACCTGCGACTCCACAAGGCTGACCGGGAAGCCAGCTTCCACTGCTCTGTGCACTACAGCCTGCCACAGGGCCAGCACGGCCGCCTGGACAGCCAGCCCTTCCACCTCACCCTGCACT ATCCCACGGAGCACGTGCAGTTCTGGGTGAACAGCCCCTCCACCACAGAGGGCTGGGTACGCGAGGGTGACTCTGTCCAGCTCTCGTGCCGCGGGGATGGAAGCCCCAGCCCAGAGTACACGTTCTACCGCCTTCAG GACATGAAGGAGGAAGTGCTAAAAACAGATCTTGAGGGGAACTTGACCCTGGAGAGGGTGCAACGGGGCCAGAGCGGGACCTACGGCTGCAGGGTGGAAGACTATGACGCCCCCGAGGACACTGACCTCTCCCAGACCCTGGAGCTGCGTGTGGCCT ACCTGGATCCCCTCAAGCTCAGTGGTGGGGAGGAACTCTCCTTACCCCTGGGCAGTGGAGTAGCCGTGAACTGCTCTGTGCAAGGCCTGCCCACCCCCGTTCTACGCTGGACcaag GACTCAGCACCCCTGGGTGATGGCCCCTGGCTCTCACTCAGCAACATCACCTTTGACTCTGCTGGCACCTACACATGCGAGGCCTACATGCCCACAGTTCCCCTCCTTAGTCGCACTCGGACCCTCAAGCTGCTGGTGGAAG GGAAACCAGAGTTAAGGCCAGAGGAGACTCAGCCCAAGGCAGAGGGCAGCTGGAGAGAAGGAGACGAAGTTCGGCTGGTCTGCTCTGCCCGCGGCTACCCGGAACCCAAACTCAGCTGGAGCGAACTGGGTGGCACT CTTGCAGAGCCTGTCCCcggagggcagggctgggtgagCAGCTCCCTGACCCTGAAGGTGACCAATGTCCTGAGCCAAAATGGCGTCTCCTGTGTGGCATCCAACCCCCATGGCCACACCCAGCACATCTTCCACTTCGGCACAT TGGCCCCCCAGACCTCCCAGGCAGGAGTGGCTGTCATGGCTGTGGCCGTCAGCGTGGGCCTCCTGCTCCTCGTCGTTGCTGCCTTCTATTGCATGAGACGAAAGGGACGCCCCGGCTGCTGCCGACAGGGGGAGAAAGGGGCTCC GCCGCCTGGGGAGCCAGAGCGGAGCCATTCAGGGTCCCAGCGGCCAGAGCAGACGGGTCTTCTCTTGGGAGGTGCCTCTGGAGGAGGCAGGCATGGCAGTGGGGGCTTCGGAGATGAG TGCTAG